The Elaeis guineensis isolate ETL-2024a chromosome 14, EG11, whole genome shotgun sequence genome has a segment encoding these proteins:
- the LOC105044464 gene encoding small ribosomal subunit protein uS8: protein MVRVSVLNDALKSMYNAEKRGKRQVMIRPSSKVIIKFLLVMQKHGYIGEFEYVDDHRAGKIVVELNGRLNKCGVISPRFDVGIKEIEPWTARLLPSRQFGYIVLTTSAGIMDHEEARRKNVGGKVLGFFY, encoded by the exons ATGGTGAGGGTTAGTGTGTTGAATGATGCTCTCAAGAGCATGTACAATGCTGAGAAGCGCGGGAAGAGGCAGGTCATGATCAGACCATCCTCAAAAGTCATCATCAAGTTTCTTCTTGTTATGCAGAAGCATG GATACATTGGTGAGTTTGAATATGTAGATGATCATAGGGCTGGTAAGATTGTGGTTGAATTGAACGGGCGGTTGAACAAGTGTGGTGTCATTAGTCCACGCTTTGATGTGGGTATCAAAGAAATTGAGCCCTGGACTGCAAGGTTGCTCCCATCACGACAG TTTGGCTACATTGTTCTGACTACGTCTGCAGGCATCATGGACCACGAGGAAGCTAGGAGAAAGAATGTTGGTGGCAAAGTGCTTGGTTTCTTTTACTAG
- the LOC105056977 gene encoding histone H2A — MESGGGKIKKGAGGRKGGGPKKKPVSRSVKAGLQFPVGRIGRYLKKGRYAQRVGTGAPVYLAAVLEYLAAEVLELAGNAARDNKKNRIIPRHVLLAIRNDEELGKLLAGVTIAHGGVLPNINPVLLPKKTDKAGKETKSPAKSPSKAGKSPKKS; from the exons ATGGAGAGCGGGGGAGGCAAGATCAAGAAAGGAGCTGGCGGTCGGAAGGGCGGTGGCCCGAAGAAGAAGCCTGTCTCCCGGTCCGTCAAGGCCGGTCTCCAGTTCCCAGTCGGTCGCATCGGCCGCTACCTCAAGAAGGGCCGTTACGCCCAGCGCGTCGGAACCGGCGCTCCCGTTTATCTCGCCGCTGTTCTCGAGTACCTTGCTGCTGAG GTTTTGGAATTGGCTGGGAACGCCGCACGTGACAACAAGAAGAACAGGATCATACCTAGGCACGTGCTTCTGGCCATAAGGAACGACGAGGAACTGGGGAAGCTTCTGGCCGGGGTGACCATTGCCCATGGAGGGGTTCTTCCGAACATTAACCCGGTGCTCCTGCCGAAGAAGACGGATAAGGCCGGGAAAGAAACTAAGTCGCCAGCCAAGTCGCCGTCCAAAGCCGGCAAGTCTCCAAAGAAATCTTAG
- the LOC105056980 gene encoding histone H2B: MAPKAEKKPAEKKPAEEKEKKAAAEKAPAEKKPKAEKRLPSKEGAAGDKKKKKKAKKSTETYKIYIFKVLKQVHPDIGISSKAMGIMNSFINDIFEKLAQEASKLARYNKKPTITSREIQTSVRLVLPGELAKHAVSEGTKAVTKFTSSAEKKPAEKKPAEDKEKKTVAEKAPAEKKPKAEKRVPAKEGAAGDKKRKKKAKKSSETYKIYIFKVLKQVHPDIGISSKAMGIMNSFINDIFEKLAQEASRLARYNKKPTITSREIQTSVRLVLPGELAKHAVSEGTKAVTKFTSS; the protein is encoded by the exons ATGGCGCCCAAGGCGGAGAAGAAGCCCGCGGAGAAGAAGCCGgcggaggagaaggagaagaaggcggCCGCCGAAAAGGCCCCCGCCGAGAAGAAGCCCAAGGCCGAGAAGCGTCTGCCGTCCAAGGAGGGAGCCGCCGgcgacaagaagaagaagaagaaggcgaagaagagcACCGAGACGTACAAGATCTACATATTTAAGGTCCTGAAGCAGGTCCACCCTGACATCGGGATCTCGAGCAAGGCCATGGGCATCATGAACTCCTTCATCAACGACATCTTCGAGAAGCTCGCCCAGGAGGCGTCCAAGCTTGCCCGCTACAATAAGAAGCCTACAATTACCTCCCGGGAGATTCAGACCTCTGTCCGCCTCGTCCTTCCCGGTGAGCTTGCGAAGCACGCCGTCTCGGAGGGCACCAAGGCCGTCACCAAGTTCACTAGCTC GGCGGAGAAGAAGCCCGCGGAGAAGAAGCCAGCGGAGGACAAGGAGAAGAAGACGGTCGCCGAGAAGGCCCCCGCCGAGAAGAAGCCCAAGGCCGAGAAGCGGGTGCCGGCCAAGGAGGGGGCCGCTGGcgacaagaagaggaagaagaaggctaAGAAGAGCAGCGAGACCTACAAGATCTACATCTTCAAGGTCCTGAAGCAGGTCCACCCGGACATCGGGATCTCGAGCAAGGCCATGGGCATCATGAACTCCTTCATCAACGACATCTTCGAGAAGCTCGCCCAGGAGGCCTCCCGTCTTGCCCGTTACAACAAGAAGCCCACCATCACCTCCCGGGAGATCCAGACCTCCGTCCGCCTCGTCCTCCCCGGCGAGCTCGCCAAGCACGCCGTCTCCGAGGGCACCAAGGCCGTCACTAAGTTCACCAGTTCTTGA
- the LOC109506607 gene encoding organelle RRM domain-containing protein 6, chloroplastic-like, producing the protein MWTALLARRTAYAPPLKSMLLGRGFSSEIFVSRLSYYTTDEEFREAFLPFGNVKEARLIRDARTKRPKGYGFLTYESEAEAQKAIKAMDGRIFGGRLIFVETAKSRSKEDMPQVT; encoded by the exons ATGTGGACTGCTCTGTTGGCGAGGAGAACGGCATATGCCCCTCCATTAAAGTCGATGCTTCTTGGAAGGGGATTCAGCTCCGAGATTTTCGTCAGCA GATTGTCATATTACACAACCGATGAAGAATTTCGAGAAGCCTTTTTGCCGTTTGGCAATGTCAAGGAAG CTAGGCTTATTAGAGATGCAAGGACTAAAAGGCCAAAAGGGTATGGCTTTTTGACTTATGAATCTGAAGCTGAAGCACAAAAGGCGATAAAGGCTATGGATGGCAGG ATATTTGGTGGAAGATTGATTTTTGTGGAAACTGCAAAATCCAGATCAAAGGAGGATATGCCACAGGTGacttaa